Genomic window (Falco cherrug isolate bFalChe1 chromosome 4, bFalChe1.pri, whole genome shotgun sequence):
ACTGGTACAGGTAGAATAGAAAAGGTAAAACAAGTCATACCTTTAGGAATTGAAGTTAATTTAGCTTCTGCAATTCTTATATGATAAATATTTACTCCTTCGAAAGCCCCTGGCTCTATTCCATCATTGTTAAGAGGATTTGCGCTCATTTCTGtccaaggggggaaaaaagtatttatggCATAGGAATTTTGTGTATGTTAGATTAAATTATAAACAGCtgatttcagtttatttatgACTTCTGATGTTCTAAGCATCTAAGCATTAATTAATGTTTAGCTTTTGCTTGCTATTCTGAGGGGCGGAAGTCACACCTTTCAGTGAGTAACAGTTACTAACTTGGCTTGCAGGGTTACCAGAAACTTGACCTATGTAGCAACttcacacagaaattaaagtGTGAAAGAGTGTTTCCACAGAATGGCTATCTCTTTAAGTGGATATTGCACACTGGGGAAATGTTTGaatgaaaattatatatacTGTGTTACATTTTTGAGAAAGAGAGTTTCTTTTCTACTTAACAGGACTTACCTAAAACATGTAGGGAATTCATTCCTTTAAATGCATCCCTGGGGATTTTCTTAACCTTATTAGCATGAATCCTGAGCTCTGCTAAAGTTTTTGGTAGATTTGTTGGAATCTCAGTTAGCTGGTTATGGGACAGATACAGTCGTCGTAGCTTCTTTGTTGGCTGAAAGGCTTTTGGATGGATCTTGGATATTTTATTGTTGTTCAAAGCCAGTGCCTGTCAGATATGGGAAGagcaatataaagaaaatttcttcatACAGAAATGTTATGATTACGAAATTTTAGTAATGAATTTGATATATAAATCAATAATTAAGTAtgttaagtattttatttttccatcataCCAAACTTTAGCTCTTTGTATATACTTTGGGCATTTCAATTgattgtgaaaaacaaaaaggaacatGGAAGCTGGAGCATCAGCTAGAAGGTAGAGAAAAACTGGTCATAGCTGACAAGGTACCAATGGTTAGTAAGAAGAACTGGCCAATCAATATGTTTGTCTTCATGTATTTTGTGGGATTGTATGGGGTTTatgttctttgttgttgttgcttaaTTCAGACAAAGTCTCAAAACTTGGAATTTAATCTTATTTCAGCATAATGCTGCACAATAAAAGTCAGCTTTTTAATCTGATATACACATCTGAATTAATATCTTAATTGCCATGATTTTTCAACTCCTGTGAATTCAAATGTGTCTCTTCTGCACAGTACACTAGTTCTTTTTTGgcacatttttttgttcttggttGCTATGTGTTACCAAAGAACTTGGATTGAGTTACTACAGACAACAATATATGTTATCTGAAATGATTTTGCATGTCAAATCACATCTCTGTATTTACCTACCTAGACTAttaatttttgttccttttttatttttttgagctGTTTGTAAGTCATCTGTTCTCTGGAACTGGGAATAAAAAGTAACACAAAAcagaattaatctttttttcccagaagaaagGAGGATAGCTTGAGGAAATAAACAGGAAATGCTCCTTCCTAATCTAGGTTGCCATTTATGCCTTTGCTAAGTAGACTAGTGGTCAGACGAGTTGTACAAAGTAAACTTTGTTTTCGGTAAAAATTTTGTTAGGCTTTACCACACATTAACTGatgagaaaaaccaaaacagctcAGAGTTTTCAAATACCACATAATTAAGCGGTGACTCAGATATATAACGTGGTGATTGCTGAGGTGTTCCAGTGACTTTCTCAGGCATTGGAGGGTAGTTTCTGTAAGATATTTTATACTGAATATAAACCACAGTTAGTGTGTTCACCCCAAACCTGCTGGTAAGACCATTCTGTACCCAGATGCAAGATGTGTAAGGGGAATTGGAAACACTTTGTTGCAAATAATGAATTGATATGCTTCCTATTGTTTCTATCCTAGCTTAACCCATAATAATTAATAAGCCTATTCATAAACACTTAGGTCTGTTTCTTGCTCAGAAACCAAATATGACTGAAAAGGATTTGTTTTATGCTAACACGTTTCCTGTCTTTCTAATGAATGTTGTTAATTTGCTAACTTGTGGAAAAGATTTGTCATTTTTacaatgaaaattttaaagttgTCCATATTTGTTGGTACTGGATCTAGGGTGATGACTTATGGAAATCAGTATTCCAAAAGAGATTTCATCTACCTTTACAGGCCCCTAAGactctcttattttctttcattataaaAGGGGACTATTGTGTACTGTAAATATCCAGATTTATCAGTTGCCAGTGATACTTCTATTAAAGTCTGTCTCTACATGCATTCTTGAGCATGATAAAAATGGTAGTACTGACTTTTTCAGTAATGCAGTGTTGGTCTGTGTTCTGTTCAGGTCAGTTAGATTTGTAACGTTAATTTCAGCAGTGTATGTTAGTTGTATGCtatgtgcttttgaaaatacccTCAGAAACTGTGTTCTAGTTCTGCTGTGAGATTAAGTTCGTTCTGCTATTTTACACCTAAGCTAAAAAAGGAGTACTTGTCTTGTAAGGAATGTTTCTGTGCATGCTAAGGACTGAATAAATCTTCAGGATCTTTTTGGTGAGATACACATGGTACGTTTTCTGGATGTTTTAGAAAGCATAGTTCTTACAGCTCAAAGAAATTTGCCTCTTACTATGTGGGAGCACTCAGATATGCAGGCATTAGGCTGTATTTTTATGGATActattggaaaagaaaaataccatttgtattttaaaagtatcaaaatatttcagattgcTAAATAAGATTTTAAACTCAGAAAATAGGAAGCTTACATAAAGTGATGTGAGTCCTTGGAGATCGTTTTCCTTGACctctttaattttgttgttttgaaggTCAATCATACGAGTATCTGGTGGAATGTTGCGAGGTATTGATGTCAAACCTATTTAAGTACGTGACATAAACAGAAACGTTATGTGCCTATGTATAAGTCCAAAGAAATTAACTGctaaacagcaaaacacagtaaGATTGTTGATGATTAtggtgggaaagaaaatatgaacagCCACGAAGAAAAGGGAGTACGTGATGAAAAGAGGAACTAACGATGTAACAGTGTACCACAAAAACGTGGGGATAGTTTCAGGAGGAACTGCTTCTGCCCCAGACCATGAAAAGCTTGAATGGGGTGCTTGCTGCAGATTCTTTGCATCTGTGAAACAAGTAGCCTCAGAGCACGGGTGGTTCTACAGGGAAACTGCTCAACCCCCTGGAGAAAGCAGCCCTGACAGTCTggggctgtggtgctgtgcCGAGTAACAGGGCTGTTGCTGTGACTGCAAGGGGTTTCTGCTCAGTGCTTGAATGCTCCTGTCCACTGCCCTACCCATTATGCTGGCATGCTTGCTTATGTAGCCATACAGTTAACGTCAGGGCTGAAAAATGTGTTCTTGGTAAAAGTGGACAAGAATGGTCTTCCTGCAGCAAGTACTTAATTGCCAGTTGTATAAATCCTCCAATCCAGTTCGCTGTTCAGTTACAAAAACACTTCTAGTTCGTGCCATCTGAGATCCTGAATCAGCAGAAGAGACTAGCAAGGaatagtaattttcttttcagtggaaatGCTGATGCATCAAATGTTAAATGCTAGTCCAGTTTATTAACAATCTTTCCATATTAGATTAGTTATCTAAAGATGAACTCTATTAATAGGAGGCATTTTTCCTGTATGTGAACTCAAGTAGAGATTTGCAATCTGTAGACTAGATGCAATAaccacgggggggggggggggtctgtcAGCAAAAGTTTGATTCCATAATAatgacacatttttttaaaccccaGTGATTTACATATTGACTCAATGTTTCCAAGACATGAGGAGTCTAAGATTAAGTGTAGGATGGTGGCGGAGCTGTGATGAGAACAAATGTCATCACTGTGCTAGTCGCACAAGCACAGTCCAGTCCTCTTGATTACCTTGAATCATGGGGAAACACTAATGACACATAAAACAATGAACACTAATTCAAATCAATAATGAATTGATATTTAGGGACTAGTATGTATCCGCAACAGTGACAATAGCAGATTTGCCTTTGGTTAAAATGTTACCAGTGATGCACACTTTAATGGAAGTTAAGCTGAGTGAATAGTTCCTTTCCCATTTATGCCTTCTCGTTAAACTTCCTTGTGGTTTATTTACGGCCTCTTTATCTTTGTTATGTTTTCTTGACATTTGACCTGTTGCTTTGTAGTTATGAATGAAGTACTACTTTGGCCATAGTCTTTTGAGAGAGGGCACCAATAGCTTGTTTAATGCAACAGAAGACACAGCAAACTTTTGTGCTTCTCTGTTTGGATATAACTTCATGCGAgtaaaagaaacaggagaaagtGTGATCTAAAATGTTAATATAAGCATTTTCACATTCTGTGATCTCTTAGTGGATAAAAAGCTGTGCAGATTATTATGTACTTACTAACCCCAATCAGTATTCAGAGAAGTATTTCCACAGTTATTTGTTACATATTGTAAATGCCTTTCCATTCTGTGTCGTTATCTATAGAAGTCATTGCTAGTGTGGAAAATGCCTAGAGCagcttattatttttctaaactggTGCACATGAActgggaaaatatttacattataaaAACTGCTGGACACAACTTAGTTGCTGGACATGAATTAGATGTGGTTTGCGAGCTTAATTGAAAAAGTGTAAGCTCCTTTTGAAAATGACTAATACTGGAATATGTGAATGTGTGTGATTTATGGAGCTGTAGgatttatcttttaaaaggcaaatcCTCCAAAGGAGAGTCCAATGGAGAGCAGACACACAAATTCATTCTTACCTAGGTCAGAGCAATGGACAACTCTCACATAGCACTGGCATCCAAAGGGGCATACTGGGAACAGGTCAAAAGGAATTAGTGGTATAATTGGTTCAGTGGTTGGAAATAGGGAATTGTCATCatcgtcatcatcatcatcttcttcCATATCTTGGAGCATCATATTCTTCAGTGTAAAATATGAAGGACCAATGAGAGGTTTGGCAGAGCACAAAGCCAAGAAGAGGAGGAGCGTGTATTCTTTCATATCTTCTTAATCAGGATAGCCAATCTTGAAGAggaaagtaaacaaacaaaaaaacccccaaacacaaGAATAAGTGAGTGTGAAGCAGCAAATGAAAGTATTGAACCATTTACTTTACTCACTGCTACAGTCTCTTGTCCTGAAAAACAGtcagaatataaaaaataggatttggaatataaattattattattaaattatatataatgataatgaaatattatttaagcGAAATGCATTAAACATTGTCATACCAAAACTTTATAGttgagtttaaaaaataagtgcCGTTTACTTAAAGCTTTGAAGTGTGATTCTTGTAGTCAATTTTACCATAACTTggaattgtatttattttattttattcattcttGATGAAAAAATATGGGTACGTCAGCATATATGCATTGCTTGTATCTAGAAAATTGGGAAATCCTTGATTAGCAATGCATAAAATGCACTCATCAGGGTAGTTCCTAAACTCTTGTTATTCTGATCCCTAAACACTTCCaattaaacttctttttcttatctGGAAAAATagagttttctttcctgataaCAGCTTTTCCCATATTCCAGTCATTCGTTTATTACTGCTGTTGACAGAAAGTCACCTCTGTATGCAAGCAcatttgtgctgtcttttatttagTGAGGGCTCTTTTCTCTGGCAAGGGCTCGCAAGTTATGACTCCATGTAATTTGAAATCAGTAACTTAAATTACATCCAGAAAAAAGCTGGAAGCCAATACTTttgtgtagcttttttttttctttttttttcaataaacacgtttggggttttttcaacCTAGCGTTGCCATCATAGTGCCTGTACCTGATAGCTAGGCAGCTGGCTGATAGGAGATGAAAATGTGCTGTGCTTGAATTTAGTGCCATTAAACCCGTTAGCTTTCTAGTTGACCCATAACTTGAAAGTATCTGTCTTGTGTAATCAAAGGTCCTTCAGTTTGGAAGACAGAAAGATATTGGATCAGTTAGGGcatcttcaaagcagaaaatccCATGTCAGATAGctacaattattttttactgatgtTATTGAGATTACACAAGTTACAAAGGACTTAAAAAGTAGATTTGCCTTTAGAAAAATATGGCAGCCTCTCATGACAGCTGTTCCTTCAATTTCATTCTGCTTCTCTGAGTTCTAATTTTACCAGATTTCTTCTAGCCTTACCTGACAGGGAAAACCCGAGTCCAGTCTTTAACTACAGTATAGTGCATTACCTGCGTAGTGATGATCAGTAGTTCAAACCCCTTAGATATCTTCTGCGTAGTCTTGTTTTATTCTAAAGATGATTTTATTGACCAAATGCTCATATAAAACtagacaaaagagaaaacagatagTAAGAATTGCCACAGGATGTTTTGCAGCTCTTTGAGAAGAGGCTGTAAATCCAGTCTTCAGCTCTACGTTGTTCCCCTCCGAAGCCCAGTTCCAGGAATCGTTTGGATCCCACAGTATGTTGTAGAAAGCAAGAGTGGCTGCTGTACATTTTATTATGCATATcctgtttataaaaaaagtttctgtttaGACTACCACAGACCTCTTTAGGGAAATACTAAATAGATGTCACTTCTTGTTCGATCACCTAATTAAATGCTTGCTGATCTCTTTATAGCTGAAAAATGACTTTATTGTAACCATTTTGTCGTTGGTCCTCAATCACAGGAAAAGGAGCGCACAGCTTTGTACAAGGGTGTTGACTTGGCTTATTCAAAATTCTGAGtttttgtttgtgctgcttttttgtgtACAAGGTCATCTTGATGTTTCTTGTGTATGGTTCTTAACAGCGTTAGAATGCTGTGTATTGTATACATCGCTACTGACTGTAACTGTGTATGGTTCAGGGtgtataaaaagataaaaaagccAACAGTATTTAGACTGCATAAAACTCATCCTTTCAAAAAGAATGCAGTGACTCCTTCTCCCCAGATATgtgtctgaaaacagaagaacaacATACTTTGTATCTTCTAGGTATGCAGCATATAACTGTAAGTTTAATATTTGTTGTAATCCCCAGTTCCATGCTCATTTGAGTAGAGTGAGTTTCTTTTACTGATTTAACAATCTCTTAAAAGAATCTTCACACATATTTTtacaacatatttttctttgtgttcaaAATTCTCTTTCAGTGCTCCTAGAAAGAGTTTAACAGTTGTACTTGCAATCCTATACATGTGTTTTCTTGGAAGAGTCTTGGAATATAAACAGTGCTGGGAACAAGATGTGGAAcctgcatttgtttgtttggagaGAATTGCAGTCATGTCTGACTGTAAGCCTTTGGAAAACTTGGTGCTCTCAATCTTGTATTTGAACTTTAGCAGAGCAGTCAAAATGTTCAATATTTTAATCATACCATTCATTAGGAGATGAGGATTTTGAAGCCTTTCAGACTTCCAAGTTCTCCTTATTCTTGTACAGGTGCTTTAATGGCTGGGTTTTCACAGATGGGCACTCATCTTCTTCCCCTGGCTGCTTGGGTATCAAGTGACAAAACACTTCGTATTTTATTCAGTGTTGTTGTACAATTTCTGCTTGTAGCGTATCAAGCATCATGGCATGGGTCATGTCTTGAGACATCTAGTTTCTAAGTCCCAGGCTTCTTTTTGTGAGAGGCACTGGATGTATGGTTTTACCATATCTAAAAGATAATCTTCCATATGTGTTCCTGAAATGCCCTTCTGTATCTGGTGCAGAAGTTGTTTTttgaaacagtttaaaaatctgtttccacACTTGAACCTGTAGTAAATGGATTGCATTTCCTTTCAGATACTCAAAAAAACCAATTACGATTTCAAGCTATGAAAAGATTGAAGCTGTGATTGGAGCTGTGGCCAATTTGAGCTCTTGAAAGCCATGCATTGTTCAGAAAGTTCTAGAAAATAAGTGTTGAAATTGATTACATATATTAGTCCCATGAGTTAAACTCTTGAAAACAAATCCCTTGAAAGAAGGACGCCTGAGttgttatatatattatttttcaggaaagagaaaaagccctCTCTTCATCTTCCCATTTTTTCATTGGGAAATCCTTATTGCTAATTGGCTTTGTAGTTAGGAGTGATAATCAAGTCTGACTCCAGGTTTACATTGGCCGCAGAATGGATTCCAAAGAACTGGATTTTATGGAggtgttcaggttttttttcctggctgaggttttgagtttcCCAGTAAACAGATGTTGATATATCTCTGTAGAAATGCTCTGACTCTGCAGCTCATCTCAAAGAACTTACCcacattttctgcatgtttaagcttaaagaggaagagaattaaaagaaaatgaaagcctAAAATCCAAGATCCTGATGATCtttctggaaattttaaaattacatttacatGAGAATTTTGTGaacagtttttaattaattgtttcAGCAAGTACAGCTCATGAATACAACTATACTAGTTGTATTCATGTATACCATATACTATATATACTATACATGAATACTagtgcccagtgctgctgcttgagcctcctcctgctcccaggtATGTACTTGCAGTTCCCTCGTGCAGCTCTTCCACTCAGGCTGTTCACGGAGCAGACTGAACTCACAAAGCCAGCATAAAACTAATGTGAGCAAGAAAACGAACCCAACACATTCTTTCTGGGTGAACAAACTGTATCAGTCTTGAGTGTCAGAGCCAGCAAAGGAGTGGGTGGAACAGCCTGGTTTAGAGGGATGGGACATAAGcagaaagagagggaaggagaagacatAGGACACCCATTCTTGACATACACAAGCTTTTAGACAGGCTCGGGTCTTCTGTTGGGTAATACCCTGCAGAGGTGACTGTTGCTTTGAGCAAAGTCTGGCCTTGTCCATTCTTGGTTTTATGGACCAGAACATTGAGGATGAGTTTGAGAAAGTGTGTAGTGAGTTTGAGGAAGGCTCACATACTTCTTCATTACACCTTCTTTATAGCAATCCTACTTACCCTTCAGTAGAAAAAGCTTCCAAATAACACCTTTTGACTGGGACACTAGCCACCCCAAAGTGAGGTAACGGAATGTGGGGAGCACACTTCACATGTAGAGATGCTGTGAGGCTGACTTTCCTGAAGTATGTAGCAATCCTAAAATCACTGTACTAATTGCTTGGGGCATACTTATCCTCACTAATGTTGTGATCTTCACCAAAACACACATTGCCAAACATGCATGGGGAAGATAACTTTTTGTGCTATTAGTTCAGGATAATACTTATCATTTATAACTAATTAAATGCTGGTGAAATCACAGTATGTTGGTATGATTAAATCCTCTTAGAATTTATGTGGAAAATTCCCATGTAAATGTGCAGTAGTTCTGTGACATGAAAATTCTGAGCATGAaatatgggaagaaaaacattttgtgagGATAGAAGTTAAGTTACTAGGATGGGATGTGTGCCTAAAAAAGAGTAAGTCTGGATGCCTTGGCAGCTGCATGCCAGTCCTGCAGCATGTGGTCATTGTTGTCTCACCAGTTATGACACTGAAGGAGTTAATAGATAAAGTTTTAAGACTTAAAAAGACtctaaaatatattcagaaataacTTCTGTTACCAGTGTATGGAGGCAAATTTCCCATGGcattgtttctgaaaagaaaatgtttaaatgacaCAGTGGTGGTCTTTTTGGAGGCAAAGAAAAATCCCTGTGTTCATTAATAACACAAATCATTGCACTGTGCACAGATTTTGTCCAAAGAAAGGCAAGACTCATAGCTGTTttgaaagctgtatttaaaaataggtCTGATTCTATTAGTCATTGTCCTGTTCCAGAAATAAAAGGACCTTATGTTTAACTCCTTGTCTACTCTGTTGATTTACTTAAATTGCTtaagaagaacaggaggaaattTTTTGATCTGTAAGATTACTGAAGAAATTATTATGTCTTGATAAATAGTCCAATATTGAAGTTATGTAGTATAATAACGAATAACATGTTTACAATATAAATTATGTTTAGAGAGCATTTACTTTTTATGGAAAACTGCTTGACTCTTGTATGTTACTGAATATGATCTATGAGCATTTTTAGCTTGTAGTTCATCTACAGTTCAATCTCTCATGTGTCATTTTTAATTGCTGatatctaattttaaaaaaatcagcttcaaTACCAAACTACAGAAAGTTGTAATTGTAAGAACTGCTAGGAAAGAACTGTAGGATAGATTTTTTCATAGATTGtagtaactgaagaaaaatattttgtgagtTGTTACATCTTTCTGACAAGTCTTTAATAGTTAAATGATTCACTGTAGTTtggggttggtgtttttttgctttgcagctcaGATGTGGTAAATAAGATCATTATTTCAGCTGCAAAGTAGATTTAAAACTGTTCC
Coding sequences:
- the ASPN gene encoding asporin, encoding MKEYTLLLFLALCSAKPLIGPSYFTLKNMMLQDMEEDDDDDDDDNSLFPTTEPIIPLIPFDLFPVCPFGCQCYVRVVHCSDLGLTSIPRNIPPDTRMIDLQNNKIKEVKENDLQGLTSLYALALNNNKISKIHPKAFQPTKKLRRLYLSHNQLTEIPTNLPKTLAELRIHANKVKKIPRDAFKGMNSLHVLEMSANPLNNDGIEPGAFEGVNIYHIRIAEAKLTSIPKELPSSLLELHLDDNKITTIELEDFNRYKDLQRLGLGNNKIKDVENGSFANIPSIREIHLERNKLKKVPPGLPQLKYLQVVFLHSNHIAKLGVNDFCPTGGRKKKALYSGISLFNNPVKYWEVQPSTFRCILARNSVQLGNFLK